The DNA region AACGCCATAAAATTTTGTCCAAATACTGAAGGCAAAATAAAAATCAACATTTATGAAGATGCTAATTTTGTATCGGTAAGTATTCACAATAACGGGAAAGAAATAAATCCAGAAGATCTAGAAGCTGTTTTTGACAAATTTTATCAGTCTCGAAATCAAAATATTAAAAAACCAATAGGAAGCGGCTTAGGATTAGCTATTTGTAAAAAAATTATTGAACACCATAAAGGAAAAATTTGGGCCGAAAGTTCCCAAAGTAACGGAACAACTATTACTTTTACATTGCCCAATTACAATACATCCGAAAAATGAAAAAAATATTAATTGTAGATGACGAGCCTAATATTGTAATGTCGCTGGAATACACCTTCAAAAAAAACAATTTTGAAGTATTCATTGCACGCGACGGGCAAGAAGCATTAGACACATTACAAAATCAACAACCAGACATCATCATACTTGATGTAATGATGCCAATGGTGGATGGCTACAGTACATTAGAACAAATAAAGAAAAACCCAGCCTTAGAAAATTGTAAAGTAATTTTTCTATCAGCAAAAAACAAAGAACAAGATATTGAAAAAGGTCTTGCTCTAGAGGCCAACCTCTACATCACTAAACCTTTTTCATTAAAGAAATTAGTAGAACAAGTCCAAGAATTATTAAACTAACTAAAACCCTTTTCATAAAATCATGAGTCGTTACAAAATAAGTAATTTCGAAGAGTACTTCAAAGAATACAAAAAATCGATCAAAGACCCGAAGAAATTTTGGGACAAAATCGCATCAGAAAACTTTACTTGGTACCAAGAATGGGACAAGGTTGTTGATTTTAACATGGCTGAAGCCGAAATCAAATGGTTTGTTGATGCTAAAGTAAACATCACTAAAAACTGTATTGATCGCCATCTTGCAAAAAAAGGCGAAAAAACAGCTATTATTTTCGAACCAAACAACCCAGACGAACCTTCACAATCATTTACTTACAATGAATTACATCAAAAAGTAAGCAAAATGGCTAATGTATTATTAAGTCAAGGAGTTCAAAAAGGAGATCGTGTTTGTATTTACCTACCTATGATTCCTGAATTAGCCATCGCTACTCTGGCTTGTGCTCGTATCGGTGCTATTCACTCAGTCGTGTTTGCAGGATTTTCTGCCTCAGCTGTTGCAGCCCGCATTAACGATAGCGAATGCAAAATGGTCATCACTTCAGATGGTGGGTATCGTGGTAACAAGACCATCGACTTAAAAGGAATTGTAGACGAAGCGCTTAACAATTGTCCATCGGTAGAAAAAGTTTTAGTAGCCCAAAGAACAAATACTACAGTTCAGATGAAAGAAGGTCGTGACTTATGGTTAGCACCTCTTTTAGATTCTGCCTCTGATAACAACACGGCTGAAATTATGGATGCCGAAGACCCATTATTTATTCTTTACACTTCGGGTTCAACCGGAAAACCGAAAGGAATGGTACACACTACAGCAGGTTATATGGTATACACTGCTTATACCTTCCAGAATGTTTTCAATTATGAAGAAAATGATATTTTCTGGTGTACTGCCGATATCGGTTGGATTACCGGACACTCTTATATCCTTTACGGACCACTATTAAACGGAGCCACTACCGTAATATTTGAAGGAGTACCATCATACCCTGACTTTAGTCGTTTTTGGCAAATTATCGAAAAACACAAAGTAAACCAATTCTATACTGCGCCTACAGCCATTAGAGCTTTGGCAAAAGAAAGTTTGGATTATGTTCAAAAATACCCATTAAGTTCATTAAAAGTTATTGGTTCTGTTGGAGAACCTATCAACGAAGAAGCTTGGCACTGGTACAATGACCACGTAGGCGGAAAACGTTGTCCTGTTGTGGATACTTGGTGGCAAACAGAAACTGGAGGAATCCTCATCTCCCCTTTACCATTTATCACTCCAACAAAACCTACTTATGCAACTCTTCCTCTTCCAGGAATTCAGGCTGTATTAATGGATGAAAAACGAAATGAAATTGAAGACAATCAAGTCGTTGGAAGCTTATGTATTAAATTCCCTTGGCCTGGAATTGCCAGAACTATTTGGGGAGACCACAAGCGCTATAAAGAAACCTATTTTTCTACCTTCCCAGGTAAATACTTTAGTGGAGACGGAGCATTGCGCGATGAAGTAGGTTACTACCGTATCACCGGTGGTGTTGATGATGTAATTATTGTTTCAGGACATAATTTAGGGACAGCACCTATTGAAGATGCTATTAACGAACACCCAGCAGTAGCCGAAAGTGCTATTGTAGGTTTCCCACATGATATTAAAGGAAATGCCCTTTATGGTTTTGTTATTGTTAAAGAAACAGGAGAAAAACGCGACAAAGCAAACCTTGCAAAAGAAATCAATCAGCATATCGCTGACCATATTGGACCTATTGCCAAATTAGATAAAATCCAATTTGTATCAGGATTACCGAAAACACGCTCTGGAAAAATTATGCGTCGTATTCTACGTAAGATAGCTGAAGGAGATTTTTCAAACTTTGGTGACACAACCACCTTGTTAAACCCTGAAATTGTTGATGAAATTAAAGATGGAAGAATCTAATATTCAATCATAATTATTATACAAATCCAAAGCTGCTCCTTCCCAGAGCAGCTTTTTTTATCAATTCAATCAATTAAACTCTCTGATTACCTAAAAAAAGCGTAATTTTTACTACATTGCGAGAACAACACTATTTGTTCGATTAGCACAATTGCTGGCATTTACAATATAACCAACACTGATAATCAAGCTTGTATTTTACAAATATTCGGTAATCTATTTTTATGAAAAATGAATCCAATACATTAATACAAAGAATAGAGCCTCCTTTTTGGTTTTTAGGAATGCACAATCCAGAACTTCAAATCCTTTTTTACGGAAAAAATATCAGTCAGTGCAAGGTTACCTCTGAAAATAGTTGTGCCATAACCAATATCACTCGAACTGAAAATCCCAACTTCCTATTTATTACAATAGATACTCGAAATAGTACTGAAAATGAAATTGAATTTATTTTCGAGTTGAACAACAAAAAAAGACATATTCAAAAATACGAACTCAGAAAAAGGCGAAAAGATTCCGCGTTACGACAAAGTTTCGATGCCTCAGATTGTGTTTACCTTTTAATGCCGGATCGTTTTGCCAATGGAAATCCAAACAATCAAAACGACAAAACCACTGCTGAAAAATACAACAGAGATCTACCACAAGGTCGTCATGGTGGCGATATTGAAGGGATTATCAAGCATTTGGATTATATAAAATCGCTCGGTGCAACAGCTATTTGGAGCACACCTTTATGCGAAGACAATGATGCACAATATTCCTATCACGGTTATGCCCAATCTGACGTATATAAAATTGATCCTCGTTACGGCACCAATGAAGATTATGTACGTTTAGTTGAAAAAGCACATGAACAAGGACTTAAAATCATCATGGATTATGTTACAAATCACTGGGGAATTGAACATTGGATATTTAAAGATTCTCCAACGAACGACTGGATTCACCGATTTGAAACCTACACCGAGACCAATCATAAAAGAACTACCGCAATTGACATAAACGCCTCTAAAATTGACCGAATGATTTGCCTCAACGGTTGGTTTGTCCCTACGATGCCCGACGTAAACATTAGCAATCCATTGGTTTTAAACTATCTAAAACAAAATGCCATTTGGTGGATTGAATACGCTAATTTGGATGGTTTTAGAGTTGATACTTATAATTATTCAGAACCAAAAGAGGTAGCCAAATGGACCAAAGCAATTACAGACGAATACCCAAACTTTAATCTTGTAGGCGAAATTACCATGCGAAATCAAAGTTTACTTTCGTATTGGCAGAAAGACAGTCCTATTGCAAAAATCCAAAACTTCAATTCGTATTTACCTAGCGTAATGGATTTTGCCTTATCAGATGCGCTACAAACTGTTTTCAATGAAGATGACGACACCTGGGATCAAGGAATAACAAAAATATACGATTTATTGGCCAAAGATTTTATGTTTCCCAACACCAATAACCTATTAATATTTGGCGAAAACCATGATAGCCGAAGACTTAATCACAATTATAACAATGATATCCGTAAATACAAATTAGTAATGTGTATGCTGGCCACCTTGAGAGGCATACCCCAATTGTATTATGGTTCCGAAATTGGCATGACAGGAGACCAAAGTTTAGGAGACGCAGACATTAGAAGAGACTTCCCAGGAGGTTGGGCTAACGACAAAAACAATGCTTTCAATCCTGAAAGCCGTTCTGAATGTCAAAAAGCCTATTTTGACTTTACAAGTAAATTGTTTCAATGGCGAAAAACCAATGATGCAATCCATTTTGGCAAAACAACCCATTACATCCCACAAAATAATGTATACGTCTATTTTAGATACAATTCACACAAATGTGTGATGGTTATCATAAACAACCACCCTGAAAAACAAGAATTTGGCACTGCACGTTTCAAAGAAAATATCGAAAATTACACCAAAGGAAAAGAAATAATCACTCAAATTACGTATGATTTACGTCAGCCAATTACCATCGAAGGAAAATCGGCATTAATTTTAGAACTAGAATAATCCTTAACTTTCCTATTTGCTATCTTTGTAAAAAAAAAAATCAATGCTCAAAATAGGACATCGTGGTGCTAAGGGTTACACACCTGAAAACACCCTTATAAGTTTCGAAAAAGCGATTGAAATGCAAGCGCATGGCATTGAACTCGATGTTCACCTGAGTAATGATGCTAAACTTATGGTGATTCATGATGAAACCATTGACCGAACGACAAACGGCAAAGGCTTTGTAAATCAAATGAGCTGTTCAGAATTACAAAAATTCAAAATTGAAGATCAGCAATATATTCCCACTTTAGAAGAAGTGCTAAACTTAGTCAACCGTCGATGTTGGGTTAATATCGAATTAAAAAGTTACGAAACCATACCCAAAGTAATCGAAATTATTGAAAAATACATCCATAATAAAAACTGGACGTATACTGATTTTATCGTTTCAAGCTTTGACTGGAACGCCTTAAAAGAGCTAAAATCAAGAAATCCAAAAATTCCTATTGGTGTCCTTACCGAAGAGGATTGGGAAGAAGCTATCGCTTTCGCAAAATGGATTCAGGCCAAATCCATACATCCTGATTTTAAATTATTGAATGCAGAAAACACCCAAATTTTACAACAAAATGGCTTTGAAGTATTTCCTTGGACAGTAAACGAAAAAACGGATATTACAAAAATGAAATCTTTTAATGTAAACGGAATCATCTCCGATTTTCCAGATAGAATATGAATCAAAATTTTGACATAATAATTGTTGGCGGTGGTGCTGCAGGATTTTTTACAGCCATTAATATCGTTGAAAAAAATCCAAAGATAAAAGTGGCTATCCTGGAACGAGGAGCCGAAGTATTGCAAAAAGTACGCATCTCTGGCGGTGGTCGTTGCAATGTGACACATGCTTGTTTTGAACCAAATGAATTAGTTAAATTTTATCCTCGTGGAGAAAAAGAATTAAAAGGTCCTTTTCATCAATTTTGCTCGGGCGACACCATTGAATGGTTTGAAAAACATGGAGTCGAACTTAAAATAGAAGAAGACGGCAGGATGTTTCCTGTATCTAACAGCTCGCAAACTATTATTGACTGTTTTTTAAAAGCCACAAAAAAACTTGGAATCTCGGTACTTACTGGACAATCTGTACAGTCCATTTTTAAGAAAGAGAATCTTTGGAAAATAGAAACTCAAAACGAGAATTATCTGGCGGAGAAATTGGTAATGGCTACGGGTAGTAATCCTAAAATTTGGGAGATGCTTCAACAACAAGGTCATGCAATAGTAACCCCAGTTCCTTCCCTATTTACTTTTAATATCAAAGACCCTAGAATAAAAGAATTGCCTGGCGTTTCGGCTCAGGTTTCGGTAAAAGTTAAAGACAGCAAACTTGCTTCAACCGGACCTTTATTAATCACCCATTGGGGAATGAGCGGTCCTGCTATTTTAAAACTTTCGGCTTGGGGCGCCCGTATTTTACATGACAAAAATTATCAATTCACCATTTTCGTCAATTGGTTAAACGATATTGACACTGAAGAAGCCGAAGAACTTTTGAAAACATTAAAACAGGAGCAAGCAAAAAAGACGGTTTCAAAAAAATCTCCGTTTGAGATTACAAACAGACTGTGGGAAAGTTTAGTCTTGGCTTCTGGAATTTCAGCTGAAGCAAAATGGGCGGATTTATCTAAAAATCAAATTCAAAATGTAGCCAAACAATTAACTAACGCCTCTTTCCAAGTGAACGGAAAAAGTACTTTCAAAGAAGAATTTGTTACTGCAGGCGGCATTGATTTAAAAGAAATCAATTTTAAAACCATGGAAAGCAAAATTCACGAAAATCTATATTTTGCTGGTGAAATTGTGAATATCGATGCTATTACAGGTGGATTTAACTTCCAAAATGCTTGGACTAGCGGATTTATTTTGGCCAATGCCATTTCACTTAAATTAACATAATTTTAAAAGGAATTCGAAAGATAATACTGTAACTTTACTTACATATCTTAATCCTATGAAATCAAATTTCCTTCTTGCTATTTTTATCTTAATTAGTCATTTTAGTTATTCTCAAACTCATAAACTACTGAGAGGCAAAGTGATGTCTGAACGTTTTTTATTACAGAATGTAGATGTAATCAATAAAACAAAGGAAATAAATACAAAAACTAACGAAAAAGGGGAATTTATTCTTGTTGCCGATGTTAACGACAGCATTCTTTTTTACGACAAAGACTATCAATTAAAGAGAATCAAATTGAGTTTTGAAGACTTGGAAACAAACAACATCATTATTGCAATTGACAAAAAACCAGAAGAACTAAAAGAAGTAGTTATTCGTAAAATTGATGTTGATTGGAAATTTGACAAAAAATGGGAACAAATGAAAAGAGATGAAGTTGCCGTTTACAGACAATCCAAACAATTAAAAAATCCAGATATTAATGATGGTACCATTACTAACGGAATGGATTTTGTCAAAATTGGAAAAATGCTTTTTGGAGACCTTTTGAAAGGGAAAAAAATAAAAGCAGACAATCCTGAGGCTTTCAAAGAAATAACCATTGCCAATTTTGACGAAAATTTCTTTACTGAAACATTACAAATAAAGAACACAGAAATTGACAGATTTCTTAGCTTCTGCAACTTTGATCCCAAATCCAAAAAAATCATTTCCGAAAATTCAAATGCACTTGAATTAATGGATTTTTTATTCGAAAAAAACATAGAATTCAAAAAAGCAAATGCTACTGAGTAATTTATAGGTATCGAAAATGGAAAATGTAGAACAATACATCAATGCGCTTCCGGATGAGATTCAAAAAATAACTCAAAAAATAAGAAGCATCATTAAATCCGAAGCTCCTAACTGCATTGAAAGTATTGCGTATGGGATACCCGCCTATAAAACATTTGGGAAACCCTTGGTTTATTTTGCAGCCTTCAAAAATCACATCGGACTGTATGCTACTCCCTCAGGTCATACGCAATTTGCAACAGCATTATCCCAGTACAAACAAGGAAAAGGTTCTGTTCAATTTCCTTTTGACAAACCTATTCCATACGACCTAATCAAAGAAATTGTTGCTTTTCGTGTAATAGAAAATGAAGAGAAATTCAAGAAATAAAGCTGAACATTATCGATTCAACCACCAAATACTAGCATTCAAAACAGCAGCAAAACTAACCCATGCCAAATAAGGCACTAACAAATAAGCTGCAATTTTGTTGATTTTTGAAAATTGCAAATAGCATTCATAAATAAATAACCAAAGAAGAACAATTTCTATTCCGGCTAACATTGGGTTGTGCAAACCAAAAAACAAATACGACCAAAGTGCATTCAAAACCAATTGGATCAAAAAGAACACCAATGCTTTTTTAACCCTGTCCTTATCATCAGTATAGCGATTCCAAACCAATCCAGCTGCCACTCCCATCATGATATACAACATAGTCCAAACTGGTGCAAAAACCCAATTAGGCGGATTAAAACTTGGTTTTACTAAGGTAGGATACCAGTCTAATATAGCCGAACGTGTTTCTATTCCCGAAAAATAACCAACACCCAAACACAATACAACAACAGCAATTATTTTAATGATCTTGTTCATTTCGTTTTTTTTTCAAAAATAGTCAAAACTTTGTAACGAATAACCTAATAAGAAACGAACGAATAAATCAAAAAAAGTATCTTTGCGCCAAATTTCATCAGTCATGTTTACAGCAAACGATTTTATTCCAAATAGCTATTCTAAAACAATTGAAAACGGTTCCTTCCAATGGAGTGCACCCAGTAATATTGCCTTAGTGAAATATTGGGGAAAGAAAACCAATCAAATCCCAGCCAATCCATCGGTAAGTTTTACTTTAAACCATTGTAAAACAATTACAAAACTGGCTTTTGAGAAGAACAGAAATTCTGGAAATTTTTCGTTTGACTTACTTTTTGAAGGAAAACCAAAAGAAGACTTCAAACCCAAAATTCAAAAATTCTTTGAACGAATTGAAAGCTATTTGCCATTTTTAAAAGATTATCATTTTACCATAGATACGCAAAACACCTTCCCGCACAGTTCCGGAATTGCTTCTTCTGCTTCAGGAATGTCCGCTTTAGCTATGAACCTAATGCGTTTAGAAAAAGCCTTAAATCCTGAAATGACGGAAGAGTATTTTTATCAAAAAGCTTCTTTTTTGGCACGTTTAGGTTCCGGAAGTGCTTGTCGAAGTGTAAAAGGCAAAGTAGTAGTTTGGGGAAATCAAGCCAATATTAAAGGAAGTTCAGATGAATATGGAGTGGAGTATCCTTACCGTATTCATGACAATTTCAAAAATTATCAAGACACCATTTTATTGGTTGATAAAGGCGAAAAACAGGTCTCTAGCACTGTAGGGCATGACTTGATGCACAATCATCCATTTGCCGAAAGGCGATTTGCGCAAGCGCATGAAAATTTAGACAAACTGATTGCCATTTTTGAAAAAGGTAATCTGGAAGAATTCATCCAAATTGTAGAAAGTGAAGCTCTGACTTTACACGCCATGATGATGACTTCGATGCCTTATTTCATTTTGATGAAACCGAACACATTAGAAATCATTAATAGGATTTGGAAATTTAGAAAAGATACACAAACCCCAGTATGTTTTACACTCGACGCAGGTGCTAATGTACATGTTTTATACCCTGAAAACGTAAAAGAAAAAGTACTGCAATTTATTAAAGCCGAATTAGTTGGCTATTGTCAAAATGAGCAGTACATTTGTGACGATATTGGAGAGGGAGCAATTGAATACTAAACTTTTTTCATACCTTTACTTTGATAGATAACAACTTAATTTTTAATTAAATTAGATATGAAAGGACCTTTATTTTACTCAAAAATATTACTCTTTGGAGAATACGGAATTATTCGTGATTCGAAAGGGCTTTCTATTCCGTATAATTTTTTTAACGGAGCTTTGAAAAAAAATGATAATCCTTCGGCAGAAGCCATTGCTTCTAATGCTAGTTTAAAACGTTTTGCTGATTATTTAGAATCCTTGGAAAACGAAAAAACAAATTTGGTTTCTTTTGATTTAAAATCGTTAAAAAACGACATTGAAACTGGAATGTATTTTGATTCCAGTATTCCACAAGGTTATGGTGTAGGGAGTAGTGGTGCATTAGTTGCAGCTATTTACGACAAATATGCCCAAAACAAAATCACTGTTTTAGAAAACTTAACTCGTGAAAAATTATTAGAGTTAAAAAATATATTCTCTCAAATGGAGAGCTTTTTCCACGGAAAAAGTTCAGGATTAGACCCATTAAACAGCTATTTGAGTATTCCAATTTTGATTAATTCAAAAGATCATATTGAAGCAACAGGAATTCCATCACAAAGTTTTGATGGGAAAGCTGCTGTTTTCCTTTTAGATTCTGGAATCATTGGTGAAACGGCTCCAATGATTAATATTTTCATGGAAAATCTTAAAGATAAAGGTTTCCGTGCTATGCTAAAGAATCAATTTGTAAAATATACCGATGCTTGTGTCGAAAACTTCCTAGGTGGAGACATGAAATCATTGTTTAGTAATACTAAAAAGTTATCCCGTGTCGTTTTAAATCATTTCAAACCTATGATTCCTGAGCAATTTCATGAAATTTGGCAAAAAGGTATCGAAACAAATGATTATTATTTAAAACTATGTGGTTCAGGCGGAGGCGGATACATTCTGGGCTTCACAGAGGATTTAGAACGTGCCAAAGCTTCATTAAAAGATTACAAACTAGAAGTAGTTTATCAATTTTAATAGAACGCCATAAAGAACACAACAATAACTGTCTAAAATGTTTAGTAGAAAACACAAACTTTTAGCGTTAAAAATTGTCAGTTTGTTCTCTGTAATTAGAGGTTACAACATTCCAATAATAATTTTAGCGCAATATTTATCGGCTATATTTATATTGGCACCAGAAATAAGAGCCTTAGATGTACTGCTCGATTTCAATTTGTTTTTGATTGTTTTTGCTTCCTCATTAAGCATCGCATCGGGATATATCATCAATAATTTTTACGACAGTAAAAAGGATTTAATCAACCGACCTAATAAGTCCATGCTTGACCGATTAGTGAGTCAAAGTACGAAACTAAAAGTTTATTTTACTTTAAATTTCATTGTTGCCACGATTGCTTGGTTTATTTCTTGGCGTGCTTTATTGTTTTTTTCGGTTTATATTTTTCTGATTTGGTTCTACTCTCATAAAATAAAAAGATATCCTTTTATTGGCAACCTTATGGCCTCAATTATGGCTGTACTGCCTTTTTTCGCCATATTGTTATATTATTACACCAAATTACCTATATACGAAATAGAAAACTACAAGGGACAATTTGTTGTGATTTTTGCACACGCTACTTTTTTATTTCTATTATTATTGATTAGAGAAATGATTAAAGATTTAGAAAACATAAAAGGAGACCTTGTAGACAATTATAAAACCATACCCATTATTTACGGTGAAGAAGCTTCGAAAAAAATCATCAGCATATTAACCCTTTTTACGCTATTACCTATTTACATTTTAATCGAAATGTACGATGTAGGCTATATGGATATTTACTTTTATTCCTGCCTGATTATTCTAATTTTCTTCTTACTGTATCTTTGGAAATCCAACACTAAAATTCAGTTTCTATTACTGCACAATGTCCTAAAATTTTTAATTGTGTCCGGAGTCTTTTGTATTATACTTATTGACCCAAGTGTTTTATGGCATGGAAAGAAACTACTTTTGTCATTTTAAAAGGCACAAACAATCAAAATCACCTACTAAAGAGATAGTTATCGTTTTATAATTGGCATTTATCAATTAACAAGGATATAAATACTATCTTTGCAAAAATTATCGAATAATATGAATAATAAGGAAGGCAACAATAAAAGAGGTGGTTCTAGACCTAATAGCTCAAGACCAAATGCTAACAAGCCAAAGCCTGCTTTGCCGAAAAGAGCACAAGGAACTAAAAAACCTAAATTTAGTGCTAAAGCTTCAGAAGAGGCTACCAAAAAAATAGAAAAAAACCAAATCCAGTCGCTAAAAGACCAAAAGCAAAGGATGAAATTCGTTTAAACAAATACATCTCTAATTCAGGCGTTTGTTCGCGTCGTGATGCCGATATCTACATTCAATCAGGAAATGTAAAAGTAAATGGAAATCCAGTTACTGAAATGGGTTATTTAGTAAAACCAGGAGATGTTGTAAACTTTGACGGTGTTACTTTGACACCGGAAAAAAAGGTTTACATCCTATTAAATAAACCTAAAAACTTTACTACGGCATTAGATGAAGGACAAGAATTCCGCAATGTTTTAGAATTAGTCAAAGGTTCTACCACTGCTAAAATTGCTCCTGTAGGTAGAATGGATAAAAACACGACTGGACTTTTATTATTTACAAATGATACTGATATGATTAGAAAGTTTACGCTTCCTAATCAAAAATCATCAAAAATATACCAAGTTTCTCTAGACAAAAACTTGAAATTTGAAGATTTAGAAAAAATTAGCAAGGGTCTAGTAATAGAAGGTCACCGCGTTTTTGTAGAAGAAATAAGCTATATTGAAGGTGAACCCAAAAGCGAAGTGGGACTTAAATTAAAGACCTCTAATATTAAGGTAGTCCGTAATATTTTTGAACATCTGGATTATGATGTATTAAAAA from Flavobacterium nitratireducens includes:
- a CDS encoding geranylgeranylglycerol-phosphate geranylgeranyltransferase, with product MFSRKHKLLALKIVSLFSVIRGYNIPIIILAQYLSAIFILAPEIRALDVLLDFNLFLIVFASSLSIASGYIINNFYDSKKDLINRPNKSMLDRLVSQSTKLKVYFTLNFIVATIAWFISWRALLFFSVYIFLIWFYSHKIKRYPFIGNLMASIMAVLPFFAILLYYYTKLPIYEIENYKGQFVVIFAHATFLFLLLLIREMIKDLENIKGDLVDNYKTIPIIYGEEASKKIISILTLFTLLPIYILIEMYDVGYMDIYFYSCLIILIFFLLYLWKSNTKIQFLLLHNVLKFLIVSGVFCIILIDPSVLWHGKKLLLSF